Proteins encoded within one genomic window of Platichthys flesus chromosome 17, fPlaFle2.1, whole genome shotgun sequence:
- the bloc1s4 gene encoding biogenesis of lysosome-related organelles complex 1 subunit 4, which yields MEHRPLDRVGLLSPLEESSAEISRDSGIVSQSASSLSMVSEILSSGSVSQSPSFGAAANVVPESPSLHEATEPGATRRHDPEQDDEELGHTALSYSSYIRASAGEEILCLEKSLEEMLTRVDEFVGMLDMIRNDTSQIVNENLPQIQQKSDEMRQIYRRIDKLEAFVKMVGANVNAMEEQVTQAEGEVGTLPGAFKKIFRTMSVPGFLNKPASPRRPAPNQRQEIPSVFRTDDYFTSQPEQ from the exons ATGGAGCATCGTCCGCTGGACCGGGTGGGCCTGCTGTCCCCGCTGGAGGAGTCCAGTGCGGAGATCAGCCGGGACAGCGGCATCGTGTCGCAGAGCGCCAGCAGCCTGTCCATGGTCAGCGAGATCCTGAGCAGCGGCTCCGTGTCGCAGAGCCCCAGCTTCGGCGCCGCGGCCAACGTCGTCCCGGAGAGCCCGAGCCTCCACGAAGCTACGGAGCCCGGGGCGACCCGCCGGCACGACCCGGAGCAGGACGACGAGGAGCTGGGACACACCGCCCTCAGCTACTCCTCCTACATCAGGGCCTCCGCTGGAGAGGAG ATCCTGTGTTTGGAGAAGAGTTTGGAAGAAATGCTGACGAGAGTAGATGAGTTTGTTGGAATGCTGGATATG ATCCGTAACGATACCTCCCAGATAGTGAATGAAAACCTACCTCAAATCCAGCAGAAGTCGGATGAAATGAGACAAATATACAGAAGAATTGATAAGTTAGAG GCCTTCGTAAAGATGGTGGGAGCCAACGTCAACGCCATGGAGGAGCAGGTCACgcaggcagagggagaagtAGGAACACTACCGGGCGCTTTCAAGAAGATCTTTCGCACAATGAGTGTCCCAGGCTTCCTAAAC AAACCGGCCAGCCCGAGAAGACCAGCACCAAATCAGCGTCAAGAAATCCCCAGCGTGTTCCGGACAGATGATTATTTCACGTCACAGCCAGAACAGTGA